From one Agrobacterium vitis genomic stretch:
- a CDS encoding conjugal transfer protein TrbF, producing the protein MAGQNMPDNPYLAARNEWNERYGSYVKAAAAWRIVGIIGMTMAMIGFGYALYQSTQVKLIPYVVEVDKLGTAVNAGFPQQIEYADPRVVRATLGSFVSSFRSVTPDAVVQKQYIDRTYALLRTSDPATEKVNDWFRSNSPFEKAKNSTVAIEVNNIVALSNQSYQIDWTEFERDRRGKETAVRRFRGIATVTLTPPQDEGVIRLNPIGLYLRDFDWTAQL; encoded by the coding sequence ATCCCTATCTCGCTGCGCGCAACGAATGGAACGAGCGCTATGGATCCTACGTAAAGGCCGCCGCCGCCTGGCGGATCGTCGGTATCATCGGCATGACCATGGCGATGATCGGTTTTGGTTACGCACTCTACCAGAGCACCCAGGTGAAGCTCATCCCCTATGTGGTCGAGGTCGACAAGCTGGGTACAGCGGTCAATGCCGGGTTTCCGCAGCAGATCGAATATGCCGATCCGCGGGTGGTACGCGCCACCCTCGGCAGTTTCGTCTCGAGTTTTCGGAGCGTAACGCCCGATGCAGTGGTGCAGAAGCAATATATCGACCGGACCTATGCACTGCTCAGGACCTCGGACCCGGCAACCGAGAAGGTCAATGACTGGTTTCGCTCGAACTCGCCCTTCGAGAAAGCAAAGAATTCGACCGTGGCTATCGAAGTGAACAACATCGTCGCGCTGTCGAACCAGAGTTACCAGATCGACTGGACCGAATTTGAGCGCGACCGGCGCGGCAAGGAAACCGCCGTCCGCCGATTCCGTGGCATCGCCACCGTGACCCTCACTCCACCGCAGGATGAGGGTGTCATTCGCTTGAACCCCATTGGTCTCTATCTCCGCGATTTCGACTGGACAGCACAGCTTTGA
- the trbG gene encoding P-type conjugative transfer protein TrbG produces the protein MLTSVLLNPLHALAADGVTANEAKGMGISTQWRGSRGLVTKGADGKVIFLYGEVQPSVVCSPLQVCDIELQGGEVVRDVLVGDTVRWKVEPATSGAAGGQAIHLIVKPSEPGLVTSMVVTTSRRTYHIQLKSHSTQYMARVGFEYPEDVSTKLADVNARLEASTVPGAGVPAEQLNFSYSVSGSAGWRPTRVYSDGLKTYIQFPRSISGQDAPVLFVTSGGQNRIVNYRLKSNMMVVDYHIDRAVLVSGVGWKQEKVTIKRGGQ, from the coding sequence ATGTTAACTTCGGTCTTGCTCAACCCTCTCCACGCTTTAGCTGCTGACGGCGTCACTGCGAACGAGGCCAAGGGGATGGGGATTTCCACCCAATGGCGTGGGTCGCGGGGTCTCGTCACCAAGGGCGCTGATGGCAAGGTGATCTTCCTCTATGGCGAGGTTCAGCCCTCCGTCGTCTGCTCGCCGCTGCAGGTTTGCGACATTGAGCTTCAGGGCGGGGAGGTGGTCCGCGACGTGTTGGTCGGCGATACCGTGCGCTGGAAGGTCGAACCCGCGACATCGGGAGCCGCTGGAGGTCAAGCCATCCATCTGATCGTCAAGCCGTCGGAGCCCGGTCTCGTTACTTCGATGGTGGTGACGACGTCGAGGCGCACCTATCATATCCAGCTGAAGTCCCATTCGACCCAATATATGGCTCGTGTTGGCTTTGAATATCCAGAGGATGTTTCAACCAAGCTTGCTGACGTCAACGCGCGGTTGGAGGCAAGCACCGTCCCAGGTGCGGGTGTCCCCGCCGAGCAGCTGAACTTCTCTTATTCTGTTTCGGGCAGCGCTGGCTGGCGACCGACCCGCGTCTATTCCGATGGGCTCAAGACCTACATTCAATTCCCACGCTCGATCTCCGGCCAGGATGCACCCGTCCTATTCGTGACATCAGGCGGACAGAACCGCATCGTCAACTACCGCTTGAAAAGCAACATGATGGTCGTCGACTATCATATCGACCGCGCAGTGCTCGTTTCCGGCGTCGGGTGGAAACAGGAAAAGGTAACGATCAAAAGGGGAGGGCAATGA
- the trbH gene encoding conjugal transfer protein TrbH: protein MMDTFARAKSFLNPIRRFAAACALTILLAGCQSTGAEGLATSNAPPEISGQAASAIAGDMISRLAEQIGPGKATVALKADASPFGQALEATLKGWGYAVVTDQKTDSGTAVIPLAYVILAVDGQVLARLSTNTIELGRAYAVTDNGATPASALSLMRRG from the coding sequence ATGATGGATACCTTTGCCCGTGCGAAAAGCTTCCTGAACCCAATCCGAAGATTTGCCGCAGCCTGCGCCCTCACCATCCTCCTCGCCGGATGCCAGTCTACCGGAGCCGAAGGCCTCGCCACGAGCAATGCGCCGCCGGAGATTTCCGGCCAGGCGGCAAGTGCCATTGCCGGAGACATGATCAGCCGCCTTGCCGAACAGATCGGGCCGGGGAAGGCGACGGTCGCCCTTAAAGCGGATGCCTCGCCCTTCGGCCAGGCGCTGGAAGCCACGTTGAAGGGATGGGGCTACGCCGTCGTTACCGATCAGAAGACCGATAGCGGCACCGCGGTCATCCCGCTCGCCTATGTGATCTTGGCTGTTGATGGTCAGGTGCTGGCCCGGCTTTCGACCAACACTATCGAGCTCGGACGGGCATACGCAGTCACGGACAACGGCGCGACGCCGGCAAGCGCCTTGTCGCTGATGCGGCGCGGGTGA
- the trbI gene encoding IncP-type conjugal transfer protein TrbI — translation MVQSLNLGGAQGNQSQSGMRRINRLPIVVIIVLVVAFLAVIFYGLASRGLYFGRDRGPETSSGNPASTYADQIKRGVADGIIGEPQQQTTFKPTPVETKRVEEKTSNPFASQPEGRENQQRVRELEPEEVWRARLQREQQEQYLREQQRQRMARLQANNAAYDAPLAIDHSKFKARGVAKGATADTTAVATTPSATAGQPSDLYAAALRAGLGGQNADPNGQNSKEDFLNADLKDLGYLSNRVVPQQSPFELKRGSVIPATLITGINSDLPGRITAQVSQNVYDSATGHRLLVPQGTKLFGRYDSKVSFGQKRVLVVWTDIIFPNGSTLQIGGMSGTDAQGYGGFNDKVNNHYLKTFGSAMLIALIGTGIDVAIPESSTLATQDTASDAARRNFAETFGRVADRTIQRNMDVQPTLEIRPGYKFNVLVDQDISFQNEYKN, via the coding sequence ATGGTGCAATCTCTCAATCTCGGCGGCGCACAGGGCAACCAATCCCAGTCTGGAATGCGGCGGATCAACCGCCTGCCGATCGTCGTCATTATCGTGTTGGTGGTCGCATTCCTTGCCGTCATCTTTTATGGCCTAGCCTCCCGCGGGCTCTACTTCGGTAGGGACCGCGGTCCGGAGACAAGTTCGGGCAACCCTGCCTCCACCTACGCCGACCAGATCAAGCGCGGCGTCGCCGATGGCATTATCGGCGAGCCGCAGCAGCAGACCACCTTCAAGCCGACGCCGGTCGAAACAAAGCGGGTCGAAGAGAAGACCAGCAATCCCTTCGCGTCGCAGCCGGAAGGGCGAGAGAACCAGCAGCGGGTCCGTGAGCTTGAGCCCGAAGAGGTCTGGCGCGCTCGACTTCAGCGAGAACAGCAAGAGCAATATCTGCGGGAGCAGCAACGCCAGCGGATGGCTCGCCTGCAGGCGAACAATGCCGCATACGACGCGCCGCTCGCCATTGATCACAGCAAGTTCAAAGCGCGCGGGGTAGCAAAAGGCGCGACAGCGGACACGACCGCAGTTGCCACAACGCCGTCCGCAACGGCGGGGCAGCCGTCCGATCTCTATGCGGCTGCGTTGCGCGCTGGCTTGGGTGGTCAAAACGCCGATCCCAACGGACAGAACTCAAAAGAGGACTTTCTCAACGCTGATCTCAAAGATCTCGGTTACTTGTCGAACCGTGTGGTGCCTCAGCAATCGCCCTTCGAGTTGAAACGCGGGTCGGTCATACCCGCCACACTAATCACCGGCATCAATTCCGATCTCCCGGGCAGGATCACCGCCCAGGTGAGCCAGAACGTCTATGACAGCGCCACCGGGCATCGTCTGCTGGTCCCGCAGGGCACAAAGCTGTTCGGCCGTTACGATAGCAAAGTGTCATTCGGACAGAAACGTGTGCTGGTTGTCTGGACCGACATCATCTTCCCGAATGGTTCGACTTTGCAGATCGGCGGCATGTCGGGGACCGATGCGCAAGGGTATGGCGGTTTCAATGACAAGGTGAACAACCATTATTTGAAGACTTTCGGCTCGGCCATGCTGATTGCCCTGATCGGGACGGGGATCGACGTGGCCATTCCGGAGAGCTCGACGTTGGCAACACAGGATACAGCCTCGGATGCGGCGCGTAGGAATTTCGCAGAAACGTTCGGTCGGGTTGCTGATCGAACCATCCAGCGCAATATGGATGTCCAGCCGACCCTCGAAATTCGCCCCGGCTACAAGTTCAATGTGCTGGTAGATCAGGATATTTCCTTCCAGAATGAATATAAAAACTGA